CCGAGGATGGTGGGAACGATCAGAAAGATCCTTTTTAAAAAATAATTTCTCATTCGGATTAAAGCCCGTTAAAAATCAGGCATCGAACAATATTCCATACCGTTTACCAGGGATAAAGGTTTTTTCTCCTGCCGGAATCGGCAATTAACGGAAAGGTTTTAGTTCTAGGTAACCTTTTCCTTTTACGGATTTTCCTTCTACTTCTCCGCCGACTTTGACTGCGCCTTCCCAATAAATTAGTCCAGTGCTGGATCTTGCGTCGAACTCCTGCTCCTCAAATTTGGGCGAGATATTCAAGTTAAATCTTTCGGAAATTAATTTCCATCGTAATTTGTAGGAATTCCCAGTTTGATCGCTTTTCCAGGTCTTATCTTCCGGAACAAATTTCAGATCGTTTTCATTTTCTAAAGTTATTACTTTTCCGTCCGGAGAACGATAAGTCCCGAAAGTTTCGACATCTCCTGATCTGTTCTTAAAATTGAAAGCCATGATATCGGAACCATCTTCCATTTGGATACAGATCCAATCCCAGGAAATGTCCTTGGAGGAAAGATCGAACGCAGCCTCGGTTCCTTCTGGGCTACTCCATTCATGGTCCATCCAACTTGTGCCCGATTTGACATGATATTCTTTTCCTTCCAGATAAAGAGAACCCTTGGTTTCTAAACGAGGAATGCTGTAATAATAGGAGAAAAATTTAGGGTTCTTTCTGCTCTTAAATGATTTTCCGTTTTTTCCGTGGATAAGAATATTTTTGGATTTAGTGCTTAGTTCCAATTCTAGACCAAAACCTGAATCTGTTCTTGGAAAAGCGGAGATCCTAAAATCTGCGGGGCCTGTAACTTCCATACGATAATCCCCACTCCATAAGTTGGTCTTGTCTTGGCCTGCGACTCCACCTAATTCTCTTTCGATGGTTTGGGAGAACTTATGTTTTTCGTCTTCAAGATCCGAGATTGCGAAATGAACAGGATACAATGCAACTTTAGGTCCAAGGTAAGCTCGGAAGAAGCTCAATTCATATCCTAATTCTTTACCTTCTTCCGTATCCAAGATACCTATGAAATAACACCATTCTACTCTATATCCCTTATGAAAAAAATGGTCTTGGGGAAATTTAAAACCGTTGGTTTTAGGAGCAGCGAATTGGTTCCCGCTCGAGAGCAAGAACATAGATGAGAAAAGAATGAAAACTAAGGTCCCGGAAGTTCTTTTGGGTCTTGCGACTCTATTTGTTAAAAATTGGAAGGGCATATATCGTCCTTTTTATTCTGTCGGACAAAGTCCTGAGAAATTAGACCCGACCATGGTTTCTTTTTCTTTTTAAGTATTCAATCGATTCGTTTTTTTTATTTTTAGATTCGGAGAAGGTCCTAAAATTTGGAAGTCCGTCGGGGTGCCTTCGGATCTGTTTTTAAATGCGGGATCGATGTTATGGCGAATCCTAAACCAAGAAGCGAGAGACAAAAAGTCAAAAAATTCCTGCAGTACATATTCGCGAGAATACTGGTAGGTACTCTTTCTATCTTCCCTTATGTTCTTAGGGGAAAGATCCTATTCTATATCATTCGGTTCCTGGCCAAAACGACAGGCGCCACAAAAAAGAGGATCGAAAGACATATACGAACCGCTTTCCCTCAAAAGTCGGAATCAGAGATACAAGAATACATTCTTCATAACCTCAGAAATCTTTCTCATATGGCCAATGAGTTCTGTGAGGAACCTAGAATGAGCAGAAAGTTCATAGATAAATGGGTGACCTTCTTGCCGGATAAAGAAACTCATACTCGCCTATTTGAGAAAGGGGGGATCTTAGTTTTGGGTCATTTGGGAAACTGGGAAACAATGGGAGTCTCTATCTGTTACACCGCTCCTAAAAATGACCTGTATGTATTTGCGAAAAGACAATCTAATCCTTGGTCCAACGCATGGATTGAAAGGAATAGAGCCTCTCAAAGAATTAAATTAGTCTACACGGATGAAAGTCCTAGAAAAGCGCTAACCTTGTTAAAGCAGGGAAAGTTAGTCGCTTTTATCTCGGATCAGGACGCAGGCAAGACCGGGTCCTTCTTTCCTTTTTTAGGAAATATGGCTTCGACTTTCTTAGGCCCCGCAACATTCTCCAGAATGACGGATGTACCGATCTTATTTTGCAGCAGTTGGTACGATAAGACTGGAAAATTATATTTTCATGTAGAAGAATTCGAAAGACCTGATCTGGATCCTAGAAAGGACCCGGAACTATGGGAGAGAGAATTTACTTATAAATGGGTAAAACGTTTAGAGGAGGAAGTGTACAAACATCCTGCAGATTATTTCTGGCTTCATAGACGTTGGCATACTAAACCTGAAAACAAAGAAGAATTGGATAAGTTCTGGAAAGAATTTCAATCTTCTTCTAAAAGTTCTAAGGTTTGATCAGAACGCTGCGGTTTTTAAAGAATTTCTCGCTGTTTCCAGATCTGCTTGCGATGCTTCGTAAGGCAAACCTTGGGATGTGAATAATTCCACACAGACTCCGCAGTCTTTTACTACTTCTCTAAAATGGATCTTATTCTCTTCGTTTGCTTCTGCCCAAAGATCTTTTAATTCTTTCGGATCTTTAGAAAGATCGAACAGACGTTCTTTGGAAGGATTAGAGTTCAGATTCATTATATAATGATAATTTCCCTTTATATAACTGATCCCGACTTTGTACAAAGAAATCTCGTTATTATTGGTAATGATGATCCTACGATCTCCGTAAATATCTTTGAGTAAAGATTTACCTTCCAGATTTGCTGAATACCTTTTGATCGCAGGATTGTTTTCTAGATTTAAAATATCTATGAATGTTGGGATCAGATCAGTATTTGCCACAGGTTTGTCCGTGTTTCTACGGATAGCTTGTAAATTTACCGATTCCTTTAAAGAATTCGGGATATATACCAACATAGGAATGGCAACAGTTTCCACGTAGTTGCTATCTATATGTCCTAGGTAATCGTGTTCGAAAAGAGATTCTCCATGATCTGAAGTGAAGATCACTACGGTATTCTCTAAGAAACCCTCTTTTTTGAGATAGGCATACACTTCTTCCAAAAGACTGTCCATATGGCGAACAGAGTTATCATATTGGTCCGGGACGGAATCTACTGCGAAGAACTTGGATTCTTCAGGCACTATGTATGGGAAATGATTCGTGTTGAAGTGCAAAACTCCCGCGAACCTTTTGCCTGAGCTTTTAAATCCGGAAAGATATCTTTTGAATTCTTTCACGGTTTCTCTATCATCGATCCCGATATCATTGAATACTTTTAAGCCGCTTTTTTCTTTATCCCAAAGGAAATCGATCCCTGAGTTTTTGAAAAATCCTTCGAAGTTATTCCACTGCAAGTTATGGCTAGTGATATAGAATGTAGAAAGTCCTGCCGATTTTCCATACTCCCAGAACAAAGGATAAGTATGTGTCATTGGAACAGGCTGAGAAGGAGAAACACCGGTTAATATACTCGGAAAAGACAAAAGTGTAGAACTGGAATTTGAATACGCTTTTTTGAATAAGAAGTATTGGCTTCGATCCGCTGTTTGAGCAAATTTAGACATGAAAGGAGTTGTGTTTCTTTCGTAACCGTAAACTCCTAAACTTCCCTTTCGCAAACTTTCCGTTACTACGAATAGAACATTGACCCCGGGATTGGAACCAAGTTGAGGAAGCCTAGGTTTGTTCCTGGATTGTAATCCTGCAGATCCTAAACTATCCCCTGTTAGGTGATTGTATAGGTTTCTCCAAACAAATGCGATCGTATTTGTATCAGAAACGTATACTTGGTCGTTAAATCTAGTATTGTTGTGTAAGAATCCACTGATCGCTAAGAATACGATCACTACTCCGACTCGTACAGTCGTTTGGAATCTGTATTTTAAAGGCTCTTTAATTGTAGTGAACCATAAAGAAACACCTAATATAATAAAGGCGAGAAGGCCAAAAATCAAAGATGATTTAGTAAACCCACCTTCTACGATTGTCCAACTGTTCAATGGCTCATGGAATATAAAAGAGAACACGAAGAAGTTAGGCATGATCCCGGTATATGCATAGTACCCGTACGAGCCCAATAGTGTTCCGACATAAAAAGATAAGATCAGAGAGAATACTATATAGTATGCCACCTTAGATTTCTGTTGGTATAATGTTCTAAGAAGAATGATCGCAGCAGAATATAGAATTATTGAATAGATGAATGAGAGAAGATAGAACGCCCACTGCAAGGGTTTGAATGTAGGTAATATTTCGTCCCTGGCAATGATGTCCGAAATTAGTATTACTGCGGGCAGAACCCAGACGGAGTAACGGGAGAATAGCTCTAGTATATTTTTTTTATTTATAGTTCCCATCTTTATCCAAAATTCCTAAGGATATGTAATTCGTCAATTACACCTAGTATATCATACCCTCTCAACGACTAAAAAGAAAGTTATAAAAAATGAATATTAGACCGATGTTCAGTTGTGATTAAGATCAATTTTAATTCATTCTTCTGAAGTTTAAATAGAACGAATCCAATAAAAAAATTGAACGATCCGATCTCGATCGAATACGAGGAGTTAGACGTTCTTTGCATATAGATGGTTATATTTTTTGAAAGAGTATACAGTGAGTATATGAAAATGCTTAGATCGGTTTTTGAATGAACTCTTCTTATAATTGAATAGATGAAATGCAAGAAGGTTGCGCATCATTAGTAACCTTGTTCGTTCTTGTTTACTCCAACTTTCTGCAAATTATTTTATCTTACAATTCGAGCTTAATCAGATTCGTTACATGCATTCATAAATTTCGCGACATAACTGAAAGTATCATTTTTAAGTGATCAGTAAATTCGGCAGAGATTTAAGATTCTCGAAGTAAATCGGAGAATTTCTACATTCTACAAAAATTCTCTATTCTGTACCGGCTCCAAAGGGAACCTTGTAATATAGTATCAACTATACTTTACAAATAATCCAATATATAAAACTTTGGTACATTATATTGGTCAGCCTAATTCGGGTATGTCTAATATAAAAAGGTTCGATTTCGATGAATCCATCCGATCTGGAAGCAAAATTAAAAGGTCTGAGCTTAGAAGATTCTTTGGCGAAAATTTCCCAGGAATTTCCAGGACAAGCGGTGTTCTCGACTAGCTTCGGTCTGGAAGATCAAGTAATCACTCACGCAATTTATTCCCAGAATTTGGACATTCGTATCTTCACACTGGATACTGGCAGATTGTTCACTGAAACTTATGAACTTCATAAACGTACTAACGGAATGTACGGCAAAAGGATCCAAACATTCTTCCCGGATGCACAAGCGGTAGAAGATCTGATCAATGAGAAGGGGCCCGATTCCTTCTACGATTCTATAGAAAATAGAAAAGAATGTTGTCATATTCGCAAAGTTGTCCCTTTGAACAGAGCTTTAGAGGGAGCAAAAATTTGGATCACCGGAATTCGTAACGATCAATCCGGTTCCAGAGAAAATTTAACCAAAGTGGAGTTGGATACGGGAAGGGATATTTTGAAATTCCATCCTATTTTGGATTGGTCTTGGGAGAATGTGCAACAATACGTCCAAGACAAACATATTCCGTACAATCCTCTCCATGATAAAGGTTATCCTAGTATCGGATGCGCTCCTTGTACAAGAGCTGTTATGGCAGGCGAAGATTTCAGAGCCGGCCGTTGGTGGTGGGAGAATGAATCCACGAAAGAATGCGGATTGCATTGGGTGGATGGAAAACTGGTAAGAAAAAAAGGATCAGAAGTATGACGACTAGAACTCGATTGTCGCATCTCCAACAACTAGAGGCGGAATCCATTTATATACTTAGGGAAGTCGCCGCTCAATTCGAGAGACCTGCGCTTTTATTTTCAGGGGGGAAGGACTCGATCACTTTGGTCCATCTCGCGCTGAAAGCATTCCGTCCCGGAAAATTCCCATTTCCTTTAGTACATATTGATACAGGCCATAACTTTCCGGAAGCATTACAATTTCGTGATGATCTTGCGAACCGTATCGGAGAAAAACTGATCGTTAGATACGTTCAGGATTCCATAGACCAAGGAAAGGCTGTGGAAGAAAAAGGGAAATTCCCAAGCAGGAACGCGATCCAAACGGTAACATTATTAGATACGATCGAAGAATTCAAATTCGACGCATGTATAGGCGGAGCGAGAAGGGACGAAGAAAAAGCACGCGCTAAAGAAAGAGTATTCTCCGTTCGTGATGAATTCGGAAGCTGGGATCCTAAACTACAAAGACCAGAACTTTGGAATATTTATAACGGAAAGATCCATGTAGGAGAGAACGTAAGAGTTTTCCCGATTAGTAACTGGACCGAACTGGATGTTTGGGAATATATTAAATCAGAAAATATCCCGCTTCCTTCATTATATTTTTCTCATAGAAGACAAATTGTCTGGAGAGAGAATGTAGTATTCCCTGTTTCAGAATTCGTAACCTTAGATTCTTCCGACAAGGTAGAAGAGAAAACTGTCCGCTTCAGGACTGTTGGTGACATGACCTGTACTGCAGCGGTTGAATCGGAAGCGAATTCTTTAGATGATATTATTCGTGAGATCCAAACTTCGAGAACTACGGAAAGAGGATCAAGATTGGACGATAAACGTTCCGAAGCTGCGATGGAAGAACGTAAAAGAGGCGGTTACTTCTGATGGACTTATTACGTTTCATTACTGCAGGAAGTGTAGACGACGGAAAATCCACGTTGATTGGTCGTCTTTTGTACGATAGCAAATCAGTATTCCAAGACCAGTTGGAAGCGATTGAAAAAACTGGCCAGGTAAATGGTCAGATCAATTTAGCTCTTCTTACAGACGGACTAAAAGCAGAAAGAGAACAAGGGATCACAATCGATGTGGCCTATAAATATTTCTCTACTCCTAAAAGAAAATTTATTATCGCGGATGCGCCGGGACATATCCAATACACTCGAAACATGGTGACTGGAGCTTCTAACTCAGAGCTTGCGATCATTCTGATCGATTCTCGTAAGGGTGTGATCGAACAAACTTACAGACATTCTTATATTGCTTCTCTATTAAAAATCCCTCATGTAGTTATCTGCGTGAATAAGATGGACTTAGTGGATTTTTCCAAAGAACGTTTTGAAGAGATCGTAGAAGACTATAAAAACTTCGCCTCGGATCTAGATTTTAAGGGGTTGGAGTTTATACCGATTTCCGCTCTGAATGGGGATAATGTTGTAGATGCTTCTCCGAATATGACTTGGTGGAAAGGTAAAACTCTTCTAGGTTATTTAGAAGATCTAGAGATCGAAGTAGATGAAACCAAACACGAGCCTAGATTTCCGGTTCAATATGTGATCCGTCCTCAAACGGAAGAACATCATGATTACAGAGGTTATGCTGGCCAAGTAAGAAGCGGTGTTTTCAAAAAGGGAGATGATATTGCAGTTCTTCCGAGCGGATTGCGCTCTAAGATCAAATCTATTCTCACTTATGAAAGAGAAGTAGAAGAAGCTTTTGCTCCTATG
The sequence above is a segment of the Leptospira hartskeerlii genome. Coding sequences within it:
- a CDS encoding lipocalin-like domain-containing protein; the encoded protein is MPFQFLTNRVARPKRTSGTLVFILFSSMFLLSSGNQFAAPKTNGFKFPQDHFFHKGYRVEWCYFIGILDTEEGKELGYELSFFRAYLGPKVALYPVHFAISDLEDEKHKFSQTIERELGGVAGQDKTNLWSGDYRMEVTGPADFRISAFPRTDSGFGLELELSTKSKNILIHGKNGKSFKSRKNPKFFSYYYSIPRLETKGSLYLEGKEYHVKSGTSWMDHEWSSPEGTEAAFDLSSKDISWDWICIQMEDGSDIMAFNFKNRSGDVETFGTYRSPDGKVITLENENDLKFVPEDKTWKSDQTGNSYKLRWKLISERFNLNISPKFEEQEFDARSSTGLIYWEGAVKVGGEVEGKSVKGKGYLELKPFR
- a CDS encoding lysophospholipid acyltransferase family protein — translated: MANPKPRSERQKVKKFLQYIFARILVGTLSIFPYVLRGKILFYIIRFLAKTTGATKKRIERHIRTAFPQKSESEIQEYILHNLRNLSHMANEFCEEPRMSRKFIDKWVTFLPDKETHTRLFEKGGILVLGHLGNWETMGVSICYTAPKNDLYVFAKRQSNPWSNAWIERNRASQRIKLVYTDESPRKALTLLKQGKLVAFISDQDAGKTGSFFPFLGNMASTFLGPATFSRMTDVPILFCSSWYDKTGKLYFHVEEFERPDLDPRKDPELWEREFTYKWVKRLEEEVYKHPADYFWLHRRWHTKPENKEELDKFWKEFQSSSKSSKV
- a CDS encoding phosphoethanolamine transferase; translation: MGTINKKNILELFSRYSVWVLPAVILISDIIARDEILPTFKPLQWAFYLLSFIYSIILYSAAIILLRTLYQQKSKVAYYIVFSLILSFYVGTLLGSYGYYAYTGIMPNFFVFSFIFHEPLNSWTIVEGGFTKSSLIFGLLAFIILGVSLWFTTIKEPLKYRFQTTVRVGVVIVFLAISGFLHNNTRFNDQVYVSDTNTIAFVWRNLYNHLTGDSLGSAGLQSRNKPRLPQLGSNPGVNVLFVVTESLRKGSLGVYGYERNTTPFMSKFAQTADRSQYFLFKKAYSNSSSTLLSFPSILTGVSPSQPVPMTHTYPLFWEYGKSAGLSTFYITSHNLQWNNFEGFFKNSGIDFLWDKEKSGLKVFNDIGIDDRETVKEFKRYLSGFKSSGKRFAGVLHFNTNHFPYIVPEESKFFAVDSVPDQYDNSVRHMDSLLEEVYAYLKKEGFLENTVVIFTSDHGESLFEHDYLGHIDSNYVETVAIPMLVYIPNSLKESVNLQAIRRNTDKPVANTDLIPTFIDILNLENNPAIKRYSANLEGKSLLKDIYGDRRIIITNNNEISLYKVGISYIKGNYHYIMNLNSNPSKERLFDLSKDPKELKDLWAEANEENKIHFREVVKDCGVCVELFTSQGLPYEASQADLETARNSLKTAAF
- a CDS encoding phosphoadenylyl-sulfate reductase, producing the protein MNPSDLEAKLKGLSLEDSLAKISQEFPGQAVFSTSFGLEDQVITHAIYSQNLDIRIFTLDTGRLFTETYELHKRTNGMYGKRIQTFFPDAQAVEDLINEKGPDSFYDSIENRKECCHIRKVVPLNRALEGAKIWITGIRNDQSGSRENLTKVELDTGRDILKFHPILDWSWENVQQYVQDKHIPYNPLHDKGYPSIGCAPCTRAVMAGEDFRAGRWWWENESTKECGLHWVDGKLVRKKGSEV
- the cysD gene encoding sulfate adenylyltransferase subunit CysD, yielding MTTRTRLSHLQQLEAESIYILREVAAQFERPALLFSGGKDSITLVHLALKAFRPGKFPFPLVHIDTGHNFPEALQFRDDLANRIGEKLIVRYVQDSIDQGKAVEEKGKFPSRNAIQTVTLLDTIEEFKFDACIGGARRDEEKARAKERVFSVRDEFGSWDPKLQRPELWNIYNGKIHVGENVRVFPISNWTELDVWEYIKSENIPLPSLYFSHRRQIVWRENVVFPVSEFVTLDSSDKVEEKTVRFRTVGDMTCTAAVESEANSLDDIIREIQTSRTTERGSRLDDKRSEAAMEERKRGGYF
- a CDS encoding sulfate adenylyltransferase subunit 1 gives rise to the protein MDLLRFITAGSVDDGKSTLIGRLLYDSKSVFQDQLEAIEKTGQVNGQINLALLTDGLKAEREQGITIDVAYKYFSTPKRKFIIADAPGHIQYTRNMVTGASNSELAIILIDSRKGVIEQTYRHSYIASLLKIPHVVICVNKMDLVDFSKERFEEIVEDYKNFASDLDFKGLEFIPISALNGDNVVDASPNMTWWKGKTLLGYLEDLEIEVDETKHEPRFPVQYVIRPQTEEHHDYRGYAGQVRSGVFKKGDDIAVLPSGLRSKIKSILTYEREVEEAFAPMSVTILLEDEIDISRGDMIVTDKHQPVVSQDIEAELCWMDAKSLVPGNKYLLRQTTGSVKSAVKEISFRIDIQTHEKLGSSQLALNEIGRIKIRTAKPIAFDSYSENRGTGSFVLVDEGTNNTVGAGMIVGAY